Sequence from the Amycolatopsis sp. NBC_00345 genome:
CGGCGTCGATGAAGGTCATGGCCGAGCGGCTGTTCTGCAACGCGCCGAACCTGACCTTCGTGGCCGGCCAGCTCGCCGCCCGCGGGCTCGTCGAGCGCGCCGTCGACCCGGCCGACCGGCGTTCACGCGTGCTCGTCCTGACCGAAGAGGGCGTCCGCGTGCGCGCGGAGGTCATGCGCGTAACCCTCGAGCAGTCGCCGTTCGCGAACCTCGACCGGGATCAGCTGGCGACACTGCTGCACCTCTTCGGCGTCGCCCTCGACGCTCCGGCCAGGGAAACCACTGAGGACGCCGAAACCCGCTAACAATCGGAAACCCGCCAGCGATAGCGCGAAGGTGAAACTGTGCGCAAAGTACGCAGCCGTCGCACTCCTCATCGGCGGGCTGACCGCCGGGGCCGGGCTGGTGCCCTCGGCACAGGCCGACACCGCGGACAAGCCCGCCTGGTGCGCCGACCATTCGGACGTCTCCATCATCGGGACCTCCGCGGACACCGGCTACGGCACCACCGGCTACCCCGCCGGCCGCGAACTCCCGGCGCCCACCCAGTACGGCTGGACGACGAAGTTCACCAACGACCTGCACGCGGAGTGGGGCACCACGGTCGACAACCGGGCCCACAACGGCGCCATGGCCAGTGATTTCCTGCCCGGCGGCCGGTGGAGCGACACCACCACGGCCACCTCGGACATGGCCCGGTCCCAGCCGGACCTCGTGGTCATCGACCTCGGCGGCAACGAGTTCCTGATCCAGAAGGACCCCGCCCAGTTCGCCGCCGACTTCGCGAAGGTGGTCGACAACGTCCGCGCCGCCCGGCCGGACGCGACCATCCTGCTGTCCATCTACGCCGAGCTCAAGTGGACGCAGACCCCGTCGTCCCCGCCCACCCAGACCCACACCTGGAGCGAGTACGCGGCCAAGATCTACAACACCGCCGTCACCAAGGGCGTCGCACTCGTAGACCTCCGCCAGTACATCCCGCCCGCCGCGTCCGCGACGCTGCCCAACCCCTCGCCGTGGCTCTCCGACAACGTCCATCTCAACGACGCCGGCAACCTCGCCGAGTACGGCGCCTACTGGGGCTGGGCGTCCTCCATCGCCTCGATCTGCTGAAATCGTCTACTGTGGACGGCCGGGTCAGCGCTCGAAGACGCCGGTCAGCCGGGCACGGCCCAGCACGGGTGCGGTGATCGCGGCCAGCGCTGCGCGGGGCCGGGCCGCTGATGGTCCGTCCAGGGGCTCCGACAGGGCGAACAGCTGGAAGACGTAGCGATGCGGCCCGTGGCCCTTGATGGGCGCGGGACCGTGGTAGCCCCGTCCGATCGTGGAACGGAGCACCCGCACCCCGGCAGCGGGCCGCCGCGCGTCGAGGGCGCCGGGGTCGAGGTGCCCGGCCGCCGGGTCGATCAGGGCGAGGCAGTGCACGGCCGGCTTGCTCAGGGGGACGTCGATGTCTTCGACGACCAGGAGGAGCTGGGCGGTGCCGGGAGGTGGCGGCGTCCAGGCCAGGTGGGGCGACCGGTCGTCGCCGCCGATGTTCTTCGCGCAGTTCTCCAGCGGCATGGCCTCGCCGTCGCCGAACTGACGGCTGGTGAGGACCAGCGGTTCAGGGCCTTGCAGGTTGGGCCGGTTCCACGCCAGGTGGGTCTCGCCGGCCCTGCGGTTGGTCAGGATTCGGCCGAGCAGTGTCATGACAGTTGTTTCTCCCGTGGTTGTTTGCTGATAACCGGGTTGGTGCCGCGCAAGAGGGACGCGATCGCGGCGAGGAAGGCGAGGGTGGCGCCGAAGGCGAACACGATGACCAGGCCGGAGTGGAAGGGGCCGGCGATCAGCGACGGGAAGAACTCGCGTCCGGTCAGGGTCTGTTGCTGCGCCGCGGTCAGGTGGGCCAGGGTGCCGCCGGGCTGGAGCAGGTGCTGGATCGGGTTGACGCCCAGCTGAGCGGCGAACAGCGACGAGACCGGGGGCAGGCTCCCGATCTGGGCCGCGACGCCGGCCGGTACACCCTGCTGCTGCAGTCCGCTGGTGAGCGTGTGCGGCAGGCTGCCGGCCAGTCCGGCGATCATGAGCGAGAAGAACAGCCCGATGGAGACGGCGGTGCCGGAGTTCTGGAAGGTCGCGCGCATGCCGGAGGCGACGCCGCGCGACCGCTCGGGCACGCTGCCCATGATCGAGGACGAGTTGGGGGAGGCGAACATGCCGCTGGAGATCCCGTTGAGCGCGATCAGCACGGCGAAGACCCAGTAGCTGAAGTTGATCGGCAGGAGCATCAGCCCGAGGAAGGTGGCGCCGAACAGCACCGCGCCGCCGGTGGCCAGGCCCCGCGAGCCGAGCCGGTCGGACAGGTAGCCGGAAACCGGGCCCGCGGCAAGGAATC
This genomic interval carries:
- a CDS encoding SGNH/GDSL hydrolase family protein, with protein sequence MKLCAKYAAVALLIGGLTAGAGLVPSAQADTADKPAWCADHSDVSIIGTSADTGYGTTGYPAGRELPAPTQYGWTTKFTNDLHAEWGTTVDNRAHNGAMASDFLPGGRWSDTTTATSDMARSQPDLVVIDLGGNEFLIQKDPAQFAADFAKVVDNVRAARPDATILLSIYAELKWTQTPSSPPTQTHTWSEYAAKIYNTAVTKGVALVDLRQYIPPAASATLPNPSPWLSDNVHLNDAGNLAEYGAYWGWASSIASIC
- a CDS encoding MarR family winged helix-turn-helix transcriptional regulator, which produces MDGSDLERVVRGGHEIFMLTNDRIAAVLAEHGLTYATAQALWAIEPGKPPASMKVMAERLFCNAPNLTFVAGQLAARGLVERAVDPADRRSRVLVLTEEGVRVRAEVMRVTLEQSPFANLDRDQLATLLHLFGVALDAPARETTEDAETR
- a CDS encoding YbhB/YbcL family Raf kinase inhibitor-like protein, yielding MTLLGRILTNRRAGETHLAWNRPNLQGPEPLVLTSRQFGDGEAMPLENCAKNIGGDDRSPHLAWTPPPPGTAQLLLVVEDIDVPLSKPAVHCLALIDPAAGHLDPGALDARRPAAGVRVLRSTIGRGYHGPAPIKGHGPHRYVFQLFALSEPLDGPSAARPRAALAAITAPVLGRARLTGVFER